The sequence CCACGGCTTCGATCTCCTCCTGGGGAGGCACCGGAATCAGGCTCCGAAGCGTATCCATCGAATGGGCCGCGGGCAGATCCCGCTTATTGTATTGAAGGACCAAGGGCACGCTTTCGATCGAGGCGCCCGCGGAGGCGAGGCCTTGTCGAAGCCGCTCGAAGGCGCGCTGGTTATCCTCTTCCCGCCCGGGCTCGGAATCGACGATGAAGACGACGCCATCCGCTCCGTGCAGAAGGGGTTCACCCAGGGTGAGATTGAACGTGCCATGGAGCGCGCACAGGTGCACCGAGACGTCGAAACCTTGCAGTCCTCCGAGATCGAGGTGCAGCATCTCGACCGGGGGATTTTCGGGGGCGGGGAGCGAAAGGGGTCTGACCGATTCCGGTGAACTTTGCAGGATTGAACGCAGGTTCTCCGATTTGCCGCAACGGGCCGGACCCCAGTAGACAATCTTGGCGGCGGAAATCCGGTTGAGAGAATCCGTGTAGGACATGGAGCGTGGGGGTTGCCTATTCCCCCAGGACGTGCACGATGACATGGCGTTCGCGCGGGCGGTTGTCGAAATCACAGAGCACGATCTGCTGCCACGTGCCGAGGGCCGGTTTTCCGCGGGAAATGGGGACGGCTACCGATGGGCCCAGGAGCGCGGCGCGCACGTGGGCGTAGCCGTTCATGTCCCCCCAGCGTTGGTCGTGCTCGTACACCGGTCCCCGAGGCGCGATGCGCTCGATGGCCCGTCGCAAGTCGTTTACCGCGCCGCTTTCATATTCGATAGTGGTGACCGAGGCGGTGGAGCCGGGAACGAAGACCGTGAGCAGCCCCTCGCGCACGCCGGACTCTTCGACGACCCGTGCGACCTGTGGGGTCAGATCGAGGATATCGGTCTCTGAAGTTGTTCTGAGCGATAGGGTCGAGGTGAAGACCATGGGCTGTTGAACCTCCTATCGCACCGCGGCACGCCTTGCAAGAAGGGCGGACCGCCGACTGGGCCGGTGGAGAATCTATTTGCTGTTGCCAAACCGGACCGGCTGGGATAGTTTCGGAATGTGCTGGAAGACCGGACCGAGACGGAAAGACTGCTCAGGCTCTACCGTCGGGTCCGCTCCCGATCGAGGAAGCTCTCCACGCTGATCCACGAGGCGCAGTCCAGATCAGGCGAGCGGATGCGCCTGCGAACGCCCAGGGGGGCACGAAAATCCAAATTGGGAACGCGCCCCTTTGCGATTCCAGAATTGGAAAATCACCTTCTTGAAGAGATCATCGAGATCGAGCAATCGTACCGTGAGATGAGAGGCGACCTCGGAGACCCGACGCTCATCGACAAAATGGGGAGGAATTCCTGGGCGGAGGCGAATCGACTGCTCGGCGAGATCCTCGGCACCTTCGATAGGATCAAGGACGTCTTTCGCGTCAAGATTTGCTGATCTGTTCCAGAATCTCAAAATTGAAATTTGAGATATCAGATTCCCGGATGCGGTCGAGCGTGAGGCGAGCCGCACTCGCAACTTCTGCAAGCCGACCATGGAGGGTCGGCATGTTGAAGCGAGTGCGCCTGGCGTGAATTGAACACGCAACCCCCTGCTTAGAAGGCAGGTGCTCTATCCGTTGAGCTACAGGCGCATGGAAGGCCAGTCCCTGCCGCCCCCGCCGAGCCAGGACGGTGAGGCCGATTCAATCGGCAGGGGCAGGCGCACTATCTCCGTCATCGCGGGCGTCCGTGCCCGCCGTCAAAGGATGATAGTGCGGCCGACTTCACGTCGGACCGCGGCAACTCCATGGCGAACAGGGTAGTCCGACTTCATCGAGGATTCAATGGATCGGGTGGGGGGTCAGTCGCGAACGTCCCAGGTATCGCCTGAGCCGAAAACCCGGTCGAGGTCCCCGGGACCTCTCTTCTCTGTGATGTCTCGAATCTGACGATGGACGAGTTCTTCGTAAGCGGGGAGCTGGGTTTCACGGAAAACGCCGATGGGCATCGGAAAATCCGGCGGCTTCAATCCGGCGAGCAGATAGGCCGTCGCCGGGTCTGTTGCGTCGTAGTGCAGCACATCACTCGCTTCGTCATGCCGACCTTCCATGGTCGGCGACAAATTGTTGCGAGTGCGGCTCGCCTCACGCTCGACCGCTGATCCGCGCGCCCCGCTCCCCATCGGGACCACCTCGATGCGGTGACCCGATCCCATTCGCAGCGCTTGGTCCTTGTTCTTCCCAAAAACGAGCGGTTGACCGTGAACGAGTTCGATGTTGCGATCGTCGCGAATCTCCTTCTCGGTGAAGTCGGTGAACGCATTGTCGTTGTAGATCGGGCAGTTCTGGAAGACATGGAGAAAGGCGGCCCCTTTGTGCAACGCGGCCCGGCGGAGCATTTCAATCATGTGCTTCTGATACACATCGACGGAACGGGCCACAAACGTGGCGCCGGCCGCGAGGGCCAATAGGATGGGATCGACAGGTCGCTCCACCGTTCCGAATGGAGCGGACTTGTTTACCTTGCCGAATTCGCTCGTCGGCGAGTACTGACCCTTGGTCAATCCGTAGATCCGATTGTCAAAGAGAACGATCTTCAGGTTCACGTTCCGACGCATGGCGTGGAGGAGGTGATTCCCTCCGATGGACAGGCCGTCGCCGTCGCCCGTCATGACCCACACGAGGAGGTCCGGATTGGCCAGCGCGATCCCCGTGGCGATGGCCGGAGCGCGGCCGTGGATGCCATGGAATCCATAGGTGTTCACGTAATAGGGGAAGCGTGATGAACAACCGATGCCGGAAACGACCACGAATTTCTCGCGGGGCACGCCGAGCTGGGCGAAGGCCGTGGTCGCGGCGTTCAGGATCGAATAGTCCCCGCAACCTGGGCACCAACGGATCTCCTGATCGGATTGGAAATCTTTCCGACTGAGCTTCAGCGCGGGCGCCGGCGCGGTGGACGAGGGGACGTTGGGGAGGGTCGACATCTTCAGTTCGCTTTCAGGTGTTTCCGGATTTCCTGCTTCAGTTCCTGCACGGTGAAGGGCTGGCCCGTGATGCGATTGTAACCGGCCGCATCCACGAGGTAATCCGCCCTCAAGAGCCGCCGAAGCTGTCCAAGGTTGTTCTCGGCGACGAGCACGCGTGGGGCGCGACGCAGGATCTCTTCGAGCGCCGAGGGGAGCGGATTCAGATGGCGGAGGTGGACCTGGGCGACCGAGAGGCCTTCCTCGATCGACTGTTCCACCGCGGTGCGGATCGGGCCGAAGGTGCTGCCCCACCCCACGATGAGCAGCCGCGCATCGGCGGAGCCGAAGATTTCGGGGGCGGGAATGTCCTGCGCGATTCGCGCCACTTTCTCGGCCCGCAGCCTCACCATCATGTCGTGATTGGCAGGGTCGTAGGAAATATTTCCATGGATGTGGCCTTTTTCGAGGCCCCCGATGCGATGCTCGAAGCCCGCCGTGCCGGGGACGACCCACGGCCGGGCGAGGGTTTTCTCGTCCCGGTCGTATGGGTGGAACGGCCCGTTCCGATGGCCCCTTCCGTTCTCGATCCATTTGCGCGGTCCCATTTCAAACGGAGGGATGTCCTTTGACTGGCGTACCCGCCACGGCTCGGCTCCGAAGACCGTATAGAGATCCGTGAGAACGATCACGGGTGTCATGTACTTGACGGCGATCCTCGCCGCCTCGATGACCACGTCGAAGCAGTCGGACGCGGAGGCGGTGGCGAGGATCGGCACCGGTGATTCGGAGGGTCGGCCGTACATCGCGAAGAGAAGATCGGCCTGCTCCGTTTTTGTCGGCAGTCCCGTGGAGGGGCCGGCGCGCTGCACGTCGATCACGAGGAGCGGGAGTTCCGTCATCACCGCCAGGTTCACCGCCTCGCTCTTGAGGGCGAGGCCGGGACCGCTCGTGCCGGTGATCCCGAGGGATCCCGCGAAGGAGGCGCCGATGGCCGCATTGACCGCGGCGATCTCGTCTTCGGCCTGCATGGTGACCACCCCGAAATGCTTGTAGCCGGAAAGTTCGTGCAGGAGATCGCTGGCCGGCGTGATCGGATAGCTGCAGTAGACCAGCTGAAGGCCGCTTTTCTGAGACGCGGTGAGGAGGCCGTAGGCGAGGCCCGTGGTGCCGGTGATGTTCTTGTACTTTCCGGGGGCGAGTCGAGCCGGCGGAACTTCGTAGGCCACCTGGAAGAGTTCCATCGTGTCGGCGAAATTGAAACCGGTTCGAAGCACGCGGGAGTTGGCCTCGACGAATTCGGGCGACTTGGAGAACTTGCTTCGAATCCAGCGCTCGATCGGTTCCAGGGGACGGTTGTAGAGCCAGCAAACGATACCCAGAGCGAAGAAATTGCGGCAGCGCTCGCGGTCCTTATGCGAGATCGAATTCAGATCCTCTATCGCCTTTACGGTCAGGGACGTCATGGGGATTTTGACCACGCGGTAGCCCGCGAGGGAGCCGTCGTCCAGAGGATTCGTTTTGTATTCGGCGCGCTCAAGATTCTTGTCCGTGAACTCATCCGCGTTGACGATGAGGGTTCCGTTGGGCGAGAGCCGGTTCAAATTGGTTTTGAGCGCGGCCGGATTGAAAATGACGAGCACTTCCGCCGCGTCGCCCGGCGTGTGAATGTCGTAGGA is a genomic window of Nitrospirota bacterium containing:
- a CDS encoding 2-oxoacid:acceptor oxidoreductase subunit alpha — protein: MDSHPQAQTQTPRVARKIERKEVRQVTVRFAGDSGDGIQVTGGQFTNVTAIAGNDLATFPDFPAEIRAPAGSLPGVSGFQIQFSSYDIHTPGDAAEVLVIFNPAALKTNLNRLSPNGTLIVNADEFTDKNLERAEYKTNPLDDGSLAGYRVVKIPMTSLTVKAIEDLNSISHKDRERCRNFFALGIVCWLYNRPLEPIERWIRSKFSKSPEFVEANSRVLRTGFNFADTMELFQVAYEVPPARLAPGKYKNITGTTGLAYGLLTASQKSGLQLVYCSYPITPASDLLHELSGYKHFGVVTMQAEDEIAAVNAAIGASFAGSLGITGTSGPGLALKSEAVNLAVMTELPLLVIDVQRAGPSTGLPTKTEQADLLFAMYGRPSESPVPILATASASDCFDVVIEAARIAVKYMTPVIVLTDLYTVFGAEPWRVRQSKDIPPFEMGPRKWIENGRGHRNGPFHPYDRDEKTLARPWVVPGTAGFEHRIGGLEKGHIHGNISYDPANHDMMVRLRAEKVARIAQDIPAPEIFGSADARLLIVGWGSTFGPIRTAVEQSIEEGLSVAQVHLRHLNPLPSALEEILRRAPRVLVAENNLGQLRRLLRADYLVDAAGYNRITGQPFTVQELKQEIRKHLKAN
- a CDS encoding 2-oxoacid:ferredoxin oxidoreductase subunit beta, which translates into the protein MSTLPNVPSSTAPAPALKLSRKDFQSDQEIRWCPGCGDYSILNAATTAFAQLGVPREKFVVVSGIGCSSRFPYYVNTYGFHGIHGRAPAIATGIALANPDLLVWVMTGDGDGLSIGGNHLLHAMRRNVNLKIVLFDNRIYGLTKGQYSPTSEFGKVNKSAPFGTVERPVDPILLALAAGATFVARSVDVYQKHMIEMLRRAALHKGAAFLHVFQNCPIYNDNAFTDFTEKEIRDDRNIELVHGQPLVFGKNKDQALRMGSGHRIEVVPMGSGARGSAVEREASRTRNNLSPTMEGRHDEASDVLHYDATDPATAYLLAGLKPPDFPMPIGVFRETQLPAYEELVHRQIRDITEKRGPGDLDRVFGSGDTWDVRD
- a CDS encoding YjbQ family protein, with the translated sequence MVFTSTLSLRTTSETDILDLTPQVARVVEESGVREGLLTVFVPGSTASVTTIEYESGAVNDLRRAIERIAPRGPVYEHDQRWGDMNGYAHVRAALLGPSVAVPISRGKPALGTWQQIVLCDFDNRPRERHVIVHVLGE